A window of Ignavibacteriales bacterium contains these coding sequences:
- the rfbA gene encoding glucose-1-phosphate thymidylyltransferase RfbA: MKGIILAGGAGSRLYPTTKVYSKQLTVIYDKPLIYYPLSILMLGGIKEILIISNKETIPFYKQLFGDGSQFGISLQYELQNAPNGIAEAFILGDKFIGSDQVTLILGDNIFYGKLDFFYKAMQQKDGATIFGYQVTDPERYGIVEFDIDGNAISIEEKPEKPKSNYAVPGLYVYDNMVVDISKNLKPSPRGELEITDVNIKYLEKGKLKVEKIGRGVAWLDTGTPEALLQASNFFGVIESRQGLKVACIEEIAYNMNFISQMEFENLVNTIPKSLYKDYLLKILKEG, encoded by the coding sequence ATGAAAGGAATAATCTTAGCCGGTGGCGCTGGTTCACGTCTTTATCCAACTACAAAAGTTTACAGCAAACAGCTTACAGTCATTTACGATAAACCATTAATCTATTATCCATTATCTATCTTGATGTTGGGCGGAATTAAGGAAATACTTATTATCTCCAACAAAGAGACTATTCCATTTTATAAACAACTTTTTGGTGATGGCTCACAGTTTGGTATATCGCTTCAGTATGAACTTCAGAATGCACCGAACGGAATTGCCGAAGCTTTTATTCTTGGTGATAAATTCATTGGCAGCGATCAAGTAACATTAATACTTGGTGATAACATTTTTTATGGCAAACTTGATTTCTTTTACAAAGCGATGCAACAGAAAGACGGCGCAACAATTTTTGGTTATCAAGTAACTGACCCGGAAAGATATGGCATTGTAGAGTTTGACATAGACGGAAATGCAATTTCAATTGAAGAAAAACCAGAAAAACCAAAATCGAATTACGCTGTTCCCGGTTTATATGTTTATGATAATATGGTGGTTGATATTTCGAAGAATCTAAAACCATCTCCACGGGGTGAACTTGAAATAACAGATGTAAATATTAAATATCTTGAAAAAGGTAAATTGAAAGTAGAAAAAATTGGACGTGGTGTTGCCTGGTTAGATACAGGAACACCGGAAGCTTTGCTGCAGGCATCTAACTTTTTTGGAGTTATAGAAAGCAGACAAGGATTGAAAGTAGCCTGTATAGAAGAGATTGCTTACAATATGAATTTTATATCTCAAATGGAGTTTGAAAACCTGGTTAATACAATTCCAAAATCGCTTTATAAAGATTACCTTCTGAAAATTTTAAAGGAAGGTTAA
- the rfbC gene encoding dTDP-4-dehydrorhamnose 3,5-epimerase: MEIIKTELDGVLLIQPDVYPDSRGFFLESYNKKRYEEAGVKEIFVQDNISKSVKGTIRGLHYQVGEFAQGKLCYVLFGKVLDVAVDVRFNSPTFGKYASIELTSEKKNQIWIPPGFAHGFAVLSDEAVFCYKCTALYSKPNERAILYNDPDIAIDWNIENQIVSEKDLQAKRFKEIEKDFIF; encoded by the coding sequence ATGGAGATTATTAAAACGGAATTGGATGGAGTGCTATTAATTCAACCGGATGTTTATCCGGATTCCCGCGGATTCTTTCTTGAATCATATAATAAAAAACGATATGAAGAAGCTGGTGTTAAAGAAATTTTTGTTCAGGATAATATTTCCAAATCTGTAAAAGGAACTATCCGCGGACTACATTATCAGGTTGGCGAATTTGCTCAGGGAAAATTATGCTACGTTCTTTTTGGAAAAGTTTTAGATGTTGCGGTTGATGTTCGGTTTAACTCACCAACTTTCGGGAAATATGCTTCGATTGAATTAACATCAGAGAAAAAAAATCAGATCTGGATTCCACCAGGTTTTGCTCATGGTTTTGCAGTACTTTCTGATGAAGCTGTTTTTTGTTATAAGTGTACCGCTCTTTATAGTAAACCAAATGAAAGAGCAATTCTTTACAATGATCCAGATATTGCTATTGATTGGAATATAGAAAATCAAATCGTTTCTGAAAAGGATTTACAAGCAAAACGGTTTAAAGAAATCGAGAAGGATTTTATATTCTAA